In Lycium ferocissimum isolate CSIRO_LF1 unplaced genomic scaffold, AGI_CSIRO_Lferr_CH_V1 ctg8525, whole genome shotgun sequence, the following are encoded in one genomic region:
- the LOC132045901 gene encoding lysine-rich arabinogalactan protein 19-like codes for MSSGGSDQGRGRGRDRGRVEGQSGQWVFQPAPPQPTSFTYPTSIPTPMYCPPRGRSPSTSATLSSSPSPSPNGTPPSVSNLRLRDSSSEPESLPSNQSQTHRRPPAPAPAPAPAPAPAPIQGPIHHGLQPGDRDAIGRIFIVPEGVG; via the exons ATGTCATCGGGTGGTAGTGAtcaaggtagaggtagaggtagagatAGAGGTAGAGTGGAG GGCCAGTCTGGTCAGTGGGTCTTTCAGCCGGCACCACCTCAGCCGACATCATTTACCTATCCTACTTCTATACCTACACCTATGTATTGCCCACCACGTGGCAGATCTCCTAGCACATCGGCCACTTtgtcttcttctccttctccttctccaaatGGTACACCTCCAAGTGTATCTAATTTGCGCCTTAGAGATAGCAGCTCTGAGCCTGAGTCACTGCCATCCAACCAGTCTCAGACCCATCGTCGTCCTCCTGCACCTGCTCCTGCTCCTGCACCTGCACCTGCACCGGCTCCTATACAGGGACCGATACATCATGGTTTACAGCCGGGAGATAGAGATGCGATAGGTCGGATTTTCATCGTGCCTGAGGGAGTTGGGTAA